Proteins encoded in a region of the Deltaproteobacteria bacterium genome:
- a CDS encoding C-terminal binding protein codes for MKFKVVNIFGQPELDFGDDLLDPSAATLIKGLWMTEEEIIAQAHDADALIGVVSIHPFNRRLLKALPRCRLIAGIGIGYDKTDLEAATDLGIAITNVPDYCLDEVSGTAVSLMLALGHRLFPIDKAVRERRVVFTTDRKALNEIAKPIFRMQDQTLGVVGLGKIGFVTALKTRGLGMRVIAYDPYVLGPVMESRGVKPVDFDTLLRESDFISIHTPLTVETSNLFGYQEFKKMKPTAYFINTARGGCVEPEGLKRALREGLIAGAAIDVTVDEPIAPDNELLTMPNVILTGHSAWYSITADKDLHRRPMTQVVRALNGEWPDYTVNSEVKPKWMARWGKKD; via the coding sequence ATGAAGTTTAAGGTAGTGAATATCTTCGGACAGCCTGAGCTGGATTTTGGAGATGATCTGTTGGACCCTTCGGCGGCGACGCTGATCAAGGGGCTTTGGATGACGGAAGAGGAAATTATCGCTCAGGCCCATGACGCCGACGCCCTGATCGGCGTGGTCTCCATCCATCCTTTTAACCGGCGTCTGCTTAAGGCCCTTCCCCGGTGCCGGCTTATTGCCGGTATCGGCATCGGGTACGATAAAACCGACCTGGAAGCAGCCACCGACCTCGGAATCGCTATTACTAATGTGCCCGATTACTGCCTTGACGAGGTCTCAGGGACGGCCGTATCGTTAATGCTGGCCTTGGGTCACAGGTTATTTCCGATCGATAAAGCCGTCCGGGAACGACGGGTCGTTTTCACCACCGACCGAAAGGCCTTGAATGAAATAGCCAAACCGATATTCCGAATGCAGGATCAGACCCTGGGCGTCGTCGGTCTGGGCAAGATAGGGTTCGTCACGGCCCTGAAAACCAGGGGGCTGGGAATGCGGGTGATCGCCTATGACCCCTATGTCCTCGGTCCGGTGATGGAAAGCCGGGGCGTAAAACCCGTTGATTTCGATACACTCCTCAGGGAATCGGATTTCATCAGTATCCATACCCCCCTCACTGTTGAAACAAGCAACCTGTTCGGCTATCAGGAATTCAAGAAGATGAAGCCCACGGCCTATTTTATTAATACCGCCAGAGGGGGCTGCGTCGAACCAGAGGGACTCAAAAGGGCTTTGCGGGAAGGTCTTATCGCCGGGGCCGCTATCGACGTAACCGTTGACGAGCCGATCGCCCCGGATAACGAATTACTCACCATGCCCAATGTTATTCTCACCGGTCATAGCGCCTGGTATTCGATTACGGCGGATAAGGATCTGCACCGGAGACCCATGACCCAGGTGGTACGGGCCCTCAATGGGGAATGGCCGGATTATACCGTCAATAGTGAGGTGAAACCAAAGTGGATGGCCCGGTGGGGTAAGAAGGATTGA